From the genome of Candidatus Methylomirabilota bacterium:
CGCCGGCCTCGGTGAAGGATCTCGCGCCGTACACCGCCGGCAGCCGGCTCTCGGCCGCAAGGTCGACGAGCCGGCGAGCGTGGAGTGCGAACAACCCATCCGGCAGCACGAGCAGACCGTCCATCTCCTCCACCACGATGGCGGCGAAGGCCCGCTCGACCTCCTCAACGCTCCGCGCCTCGAACGCGCGCACCTCGACGGCCTGCCCGGCTGTGCCGCGGAGATGCCTAAGCACATGCTCGCTGGAGGGGCTGTCGGGATTTGTCAATACCGCGACACGACCGACGCTGGTCACGGCCTGCGCGAGCAGTCTCAGCCGCTGGCCCGCGATCTCGGCCTCCGACGGCACCGACAGGCCTGTCACGTTGCCTCCCGGCCGGGCCACGCTCGCCACGAGACCCTCCCCGACGGGGTCGCCCCCGGCGACGAAGACGATCGGGATGGCCCTGGTCACGCTCTTGGCCGCGCGCGTAGGTCCCGCCCCGGCGGTGACGATGACGTCGACGCCCAGACTCACGAGCTCCGCCGCCAGTTCGAGGAGGCGATCGCGCCGCCCATCAGCCCACCGGCATTCGATTTCTGCGGCCGATGTCTTCACCGTCCACGGAATGGGGCTCACGTCACCGAGTACGCCGATGCGCGGCACCCGGCCCGCGGTCGCCGGGCGGGCCTCGGCGATGAGCGGGGCCACGAGGACGGCGAGCGCGGTGCCCTGGATGAAAGCCCGCCGGTCGATCACTTCGGGACCGCTTCGTTGCAG
Proteins encoded in this window:
- a CDS encoding ABC transporter substrate-binding protein encodes the protein MIDRRAFIQGTALAVLVAPLIAEARPATAGRVPRIGVLGDVSPIPWTVKTSAAEIECRWADGRRDRLLELAAELVSLGVDVIVTAGAGPTRAAKSVTRAIPIVFVAGGDPVGEGLVASVARPGGNVTGLSVPSEAEIAGQRLRLLAQAVTSVGRVAVLTNPDSPSSEHVLRHLRGTAGQAVEVRAFEARSVEEVERAFAAIVVEEMDGLLVLPDGLFALHARRLVDLAAESRLPAVYGARSFTEAGGLMALYGDTAEVIRRATAMVARILAGSGPATLPVELLTHLELTVNAGTARALGLALPRSLLTRADTVIGA